The sequence below is a genomic window from Bos javanicus breed banteng chromosome 21, ARS-OSU_banteng_1.0, whole genome shotgun sequence.
actCTGGCAGGAGGTGTTCTGCTGAGGCCAAGCCCAGGAACACTGGGACAAAATTTACCCTGATGCAGCTTCCAAAACAGAAGGAATCCAGTAGACACGTGCATTTAGGTTTTGTCTCAGCTTACTTAAAGCGACAGTGGCTACACCTCTCGGTCTGTTTTGATCCTCTGCTCTCCCTTTGTAGACAGAGGATAAGAACCGCCAGTTGCAGGAGCGCCTGGAGCTGGTAGAGGAGCTGCAGCAGACGCTGCGGAGGGCGGAGACGCTGCCTGAGGTGGAGGCGGAGCAGGCGCAGAGGGTGGCCTCTCTCTCCAAGGTGCTGTTCTGGGTCCCTGGGGGGGTGGGCGCTGGGAGGGCCTGTTCCCCTGCTGTCCCATCGTGCCCCTGCCCATGCTGCTTGGTCCACACAGGAGCGCAGACTCGGGGGTCCTGCTGCCCGTCTGAGATGGGAGCGCTCCCTGAGTGTCAGGCAGCCCCCGCTTCTGTGTCATCCCTAAGTTAATTTCCCTCCAGTTTTGTTCCGAGTTCTGTGTGTCCCTAGGACGCTTCAGCTCCGAGTCACTGCTGCTCAGAGTTCAGTCAGCTACTCAAAACCTAGCAAGATAGAGACATCGAAAAATCCCATTCTCGTTTAAGAGATGGCCAAAATATCTCTGTAATGAACACAGTTTTAAGTCATTATCCATACACTTGTTGAAGAAGTCCCAGCAGGGCACATGCAGACCCGGGGCCCCACTCCCCACTCGCCGTCCCCGGGAGCCCGCGGGTGAGAGGCCGCGTCCCTGGGATATGGCGCTGCTGGGGGCACCATCCCCactgccagccagccagccaccccGTCCTTCTGGCGGGAAAGGTGTTGCCCCGCGCTGCCGGTGGGCACTGGCTGGGCATGGAGAGTCGGGCCGGGTCTGTGCTGGCGCGGCTGTCGGAAGCGTTGCCCGGGGCTCAGTGAGCACCTGAGGGGCCGTCAGGTCGCGGGCGGCCGGAGGTGTCGGGTACTCGCAGACCCTGCCAGAGCAGGGTCACTACCAGCCGCCAGGGGGCACCCTTCTGCCTGTGATCTTCCTCTCCAGGCTTGGTTTCTCCTTTCCCCTGGCATCTCTGCTGTCCGTCCCCGGTCTGCCTTGTAGTCCGACCTTTTGTCTTCCGGAAGCTCTACCACTCAGGAGGCTAAACGATTTGAACTTCTTTCCCAGCTTAGGAAGGTAGAACGTGTACCTTGTGCTTGCAGCTGCTGCCCACGCTGGCTCACCACAGGCAGTCCGAGGAGGGAGCGCAGCGGCCATGGGtgcagggcctggggcagggggagcACGTCTCCTCTCACGAGCTGGTCACCAGCACCCTCCGTGAGCCATGAAGGCCGTGCAGGCTGCATGAGCAGGTGTGCGGATGTGCCCCCCCTTGAACCCGAGCCCCGTGGTCTGCATAGAGCATGGCCCAATTGCCGCCCCTGCGGTCACAGCCCGAGTGCTGTCAGGACAGGGTCGTTACAAGCGGAGCTGATGCTGTTCTTGGGCGACAGGCGGGACAGAGTCACGGCAGCATAGAAGATAGGCTGCGCCAGATGGAGGCCCAACTGGAGAAGAAGATCAAGGAGCTGCAGTGGGTGCCTGTGCTGACGGGGAAGCGGTGTCTGGACAGGAGACACGGCTTGGGTGGGGGCCAGCGCTGCCTTTCTCCACCACTCCCATCTCTGCTGctgagtgtgtgcctgtgtggccCCATCTGCTGATCCGGGCACCCACCTCCTCGGGAGCAGGGCCAGAGGTGGTCGCCCATAggtggtgggcaggggccagggcgTCCCCACGTTCAAAGAGGCTGCTTGTTGCTCTGTCCAGCCAGTCTGGGAGCTGCTTGGGATACAGGTGGACCTCAGGACTGCCCCTCAAACAAACCTGAGGTTGCCAGCCTGGGGCCTATGAAACTGAAGGCATGGCGACCAGGTGTGGAGCCTGTTTGCCTCGGACATGGCACTGGAGTCCCAAATGCCAAACTGGTGTTCCAGACACGGTGTGTGGTAGGATGGCTGCTcctaggcaggaggagaaccgTAGTTGCGCTTCGACAGAAGGCGCATCAGGAAAGGGCGATGGTGGAGGCTCGCATCACCGAGTCCTGAGAGAGGTTTCCTGGAAAGGTTGGCTACATGGTGATACAGACCATCCAGGAAATGGAGTGGGGATCCCAGGTCCAGCCTCACGTGTCCGTACTGTCCCCACCATGCCTGTGTTCTTGGGCCTGGACTGCAGAGCCTCACAGGCGGGCTCCCAGGGGGCAGTGGTTCTGACTCCCATCATGAAACCCACAGTGAGGCACCCTCCCCGCTTAGGCAGAGAGCTCAATGTTTCCTGATCAAGGGTGCTCTTCCTTACTTTCAGAACTGCTGCTCAGAGGCTGTTGAGATCAGGATGCTGTTTATGACTAAGCCAATTCAAAGTcaacttttgttttgctttaaaaatctttgaatgcTGATGCCTTATTGTGGAAGCTGTGACAGgttttctttccttgggctcaaaaatcactgccgatcgtgactgcagccatgagattaaaaaatgcttgctccttggaaagctatgacaaacatagacagcatattgaaaagtacagacatcactttgccgacaaaggtccatatcgtcaaagccatggtttttccggtagtcacgtatgggtgtgagagttggaccataaacaaggctgagcactgaagaactgatactttcgaattgtgttgctggagaagactctgctttatcagaaaataaactgtttttaaatgtattacaatggaaaatttcaaacatgcacAAAAGTGGATGGAGTAGTATAATAAATACTCATGACCCATCCCGTCAATTAATCTCAGCAAATTCTCACACAGAGCCAATCTCAAATAGATCATTCTCTTGTcttctctccattttattttttaatacagtaagtcctaaaacagctttttaaaccttgaaattgatgttcattttataaaacacagaCTTTCCAACTTtgttattacatttaaaaattgcttgAGGTAATTATTTcgtttttaatatgaattttcatattggaaaagaccctggtgctggaaaagattgaaggcaggaagagagcagatgacagagcatgagatggttagttggcatcaccaactcaatggacatgagtttgagcagatgcTTGCGGAAGTCGAGTTACATTTTCCTTATGGCTAATCCAGTGCTGTAACACGTATAGCATTTCTGGTTTTGAACACTGAATGTGTTTGCATTATAGATGGGTTTAGAGTGTGTGGCCATTATGTGTGGTTCAGAATTCTGAGCAGTCCTTTGTGGGTTCACCCGAAAGCTGAGACAAAGTGTGAGCCTTTCACATGGACTGTGCTGTGCGTCAGAAAGATAATACGAGCCACCTACACAATCTAAAATTTCCTAAAAACAAATAGGCTACTTGACGTCCTTCTTTCACTGCGAATCTTGAAATCCTCTGTGTGATTTCCACATCGAGCTTTGCACCAGCCTGTCTCACGTGCTCAGGGGCTGCACGAGGCGGGTGACTGCTGTGGCCGACAGCACAGAGCTTCCAGGTTGACTTGAGTGACTCAGAAACTTGGCCCATTTGACTTGTTTTACCCCATGAGGAAGTGAAGTGGGCTGTAGAGGAATGAATGTGAGGAATGCAGGTGAGCTCCATGGAGACACTTTAAAGCAGTGAGGGCAATAGAGTGAGTCATGTCCCCGTGACCCAAACCCCCGCCCCAAGTCCAGCTTCTCTCTACCCACTTCATCATTGTTCATGGCTTACGATGTTTCCTCCAGAGAAACCTTTTCTACACCTGAGATGGAACTTCCTCTTCATTATGGTTTATAAGGGTTAATATTGTTCTGAGTGTTTATATTTGCTAGGGACACTTAGAGAACATTTTCTCAGAATTAAAATGTTCGGAGTTGATACCTACTCATGTAACCTGTTCTGCACATTTTGGTGCAAGTCATTTTATATCCAGAAAGCAAGTGGTGCAGGCTGTGTCATTTGCTGTTTCGTAGGACCAGCTGATTCTAAACCTGGAAACCCTGAGAGCCAAAGTGGACCAGACGAGACTGTGAGGGGCTCCCTTCCGCCACAGGTAGGCTGCTCCCCCGGGCAGCTCCCCTCAGCACTGTCAAGTGTGACAAGGGCCTGTCTGGTATGTGGACAGTATGACTGGGTGTTGCTCATGGTCACACCTCAAGGAGCCTGTAGCTTCGTGGCCAGCGAGAGGGAAGAGACAAGCATCGTTCCTTAGGGTCAAACTTGGTACCATGGAGTGGTAGTCACAGGATTGACAACATTTAAAACCACAGGCAGAGGTTTGGAAGTGGGGGGCCGACCAGTTGATATTTGGGTGTATTCATTTGAGGGGCCTGAGAGACTGTGACACTGATGTTTCTGAAGAGTCACAGAAGGTTAATGACCTGTAGTCTTTTATGTGAGTGGAGACTGAGACATGACTTGCCGTTGACTGCAATGGGAGGAATCACCTGGCTTGTGAATGAGGAGAGCAGATTACTGAGCATCCTGATTTTTTCTTACTCATTGTTATAGGGGCAGTAATTCTTaagtatttaaatgtttctttgacTTCTTCACGGAAAATGGTCACAAGTGAGAGAGAAACTTTAGCAAAGGTTATTAAGTGCTTAACTGGTGACATTCATTCATCTGTAGGAAATCGACTACTGCTTGAATCCTGACTTAGGAGACAGTTTGGAGCCCATACTTCTGTGTTGTGTGCTTAGGGGATCCTTGCAGTTCAGGGCCCCCACCCAGCCTTCTTGTAGAGAAAAGGAGATGTCATTTGAGACAAAGGCAGAGCCAGAAATTGGTCCTGTGTCTGAAACCATGGCGGGTGGAGTTGAAGGAGAGCACGTGCCCTGCAGAACGGGAGGGGACATGGCCGAACTTGGTGGCAGAGCTCTTCCAGGGTGAGGGGCTGGTGCTGTCAGAGGTGGGGAACCCCTGCTCCCCGGGTGGATGAGGTGTGAGGAGGACTGCGTAGacagtggaggaagaggaggtggacACGGCCTCCTGCTCTTGGGGGTTTTTGGGTAATGAAGAGGGCCCTGGTGCCAAGACCCGAGGCCTGGCACAATTGGGGGGTtaagatggagaagcctggggcCTGGTCACCATTCCACTGTGTGTCAGTGAGAGTGAGagatgagaagaggaagaagccGTGGGGCAGGAGGGGCCTCTGTGCTCTGAAGACAGTGGGCCACAGCGGCTGGTGTGAGGGAGGGATGTCTCTAGGAGGCAGCTCTCGAGGGGTCACgacagtgacttagcagcacaagTGGGACTTCGGAGTGGGGCTTGCAGGCAGtgtgggctgggtggggggcacTATGCTGGCTCAGGAGGAAGGGAGTGGGGACTGAAAACCTGGCTCACAGGCAGGGCAGGCACGGCGTATTTGGTGGGACCTCCTAGAGGAACTGGTTACCTTGTCTCTGAGACCTTCTCCGGGAGGATAGAACTTCGGGTGAGGAGGGGGAAAGAGATGGAGGGTGCACCCCGCGAGGGGACTGGGAGGTGATGGTTGGGGGGCGACCCAACCCGGAGGCCTCTGTGGCCCTCAGAGGACCCTCGAGGGTCCGCAGTCCACAGTGGGACTGTGTCGTACCCCCTACCCAGTTCCCAAGGGTTTTCTGGCCCCAGGCCCTTGGTGGAAGTGGAGCAGAGAAGGGAGCAATTctgtcaggagggaggggagacggGAGGGAAGACAGGTGTGGCTCCGGGAGATTCCAGACTTCCATTTCCTGTGCAGCACAATGTTCCTCTCAAATCCATCGAGCAGAGCAGCGTGTGACCCCGAGCAAGCTGAGCTGGTTGTTGGCCCTGACCACGTGCAGATGTACGGGGTGTCCTGTCCTTGGAGGAGGGCCATATCTCCCGGGTTTATGGACTCTTGCATGTGAAGGCGCCACCCTCTTCCcagggacaagactgagcagagCCCAGGATGTCCTGCAGTGCAGGTTCAAGGCTGGGCCACCCTGCCTCTCAGCAGGCCCCTGCTGAGTGAGCTCCTGGTAGCTGCAGGCCCAGGCCTTAGAGCTCAGGGCCTGAGCATCTGTGCTGGGCCTTGTTCAGCCCAGAGTCTGGTGACATGCTCACCTCTGCTTTAATGGGAGACACCAATGGTGCTCAGCTCCGAGCTGTGGGTCCGAGGCCTTTCTGCTGCGGGTTGTCTGAGGCGCCTTTAAAAACACTGAGAGCAGTGCAGACGGTGTTCCAGGCAGACCAGTGATTGTGATCCATGGACTTCACGTGGGAGAGGGAGGTCAGAGCAGGTGCGGGCCGAAGGGGAGGTAGGGTGCCAAGAGGAAAGCAGAGCAGGTGCAGGCCCCGCCCTGGGACCTGAGAGTGGGCTCCAGGGGGACCCTGGATGCCCCAGCCCCAGACAGCCGATCCTGTCCTAGTCCCACACCCTCACGTCAGCACTGCCTTCCCCACATATGGGAGTTTTCCAGCTGCT
It includes:
- the LOC133234055 gene encoding liprin-alpha-1-like, translated to MKERLEALSAHVTEMEEDLDTARKDLLKSTDVNRKLKQDIRETEDKNRQLQERLELVEELQQTLRRAETLPEVEAEQAQRVASLSKDQLILNLETLRAKVDQTRL